From a single Pseudoliparis swirei isolate HS2019 ecotype Mariana Trench chromosome 12, NWPU_hadal_v1, whole genome shotgun sequence genomic region:
- the lamp5 gene encoding lysosome-associated membrane glycoprotein 5 codes for MGRLGLSTTESARLLLLGVLALSVVLAEQEGENLSGLSTNPDKAIFAVRENGTTCLMVEFAVRFLVPYDVLALNGIDLITEHAAFTLPQSAEIEGQCGSTESDIHITWNNNAYTLRIYFSKEFRDKGIEVWKISKIQFLYDTSETSHFINAYNPGKHTANTHRLSALVTPAGRSYVCLAQQTLTLLSTDHQKGVTVVMYDTQMQPFDITSDFTFSEPYKCITDQREHLEETLPIILGFILALIVIITIIVYHFHLKLTAIPPQLPRDRSMYKNM; via the exons ATGGGACGACTCGGTTTAAGCACCACGGAGAGCGCCCGGCTTCTGCTGCTCG GTGTGCTggcgctgtccgtggtgctggcGGAGCAGGAGGGGGAGAACCTGTCCGGCCTCTCCACCAACCCGGACAAAGCCATCTTCGCGGTGCGGGAGAACGGCACCACATGCCTGATGGTGGAGTTCGCCGTGAGATTCCTCGTGCCGTATGACGTGCTCGCGCTCAACGGGATCGAC CTGATCACCGAGCACGCGGCGTTCACTCTGCCCCAGAGCGCAGAGATCGAGGGTCAATGCGGGAGCACCGAGTCGGACATCCACATCACCTGGAACAACAACGCCTACACGCTCCGCATCTACTTCTCCAAG gagtTCCGTGACAAGGGCATCGAGGTGTGGAAGATTAGCAAGATCCAGTTCCTCTATGACACCTCGGAGACGTCGCACTTCATCAACGCGTACAACC CTGGGAAGCACACGGCCAACACCCACCGCCTGTCGGCGCTGGTGACGCCGGCCGGCCGCTCCTACGTGTGTCTGGCGCAGCAGACGCTCACCCTGCTGTCCACCGACCACCAGAAGGGCGTCACGGTGGTCATGTACGACACCCAGATGCAGCCCTTTGACATCACCTCGGACTTCACGTTCAGCGaac CCTACAAATGCATCACGGACCAGCGGGAGCacctggaggagacgctccccATCATCCTGGGCTTCATCTTGGccctcatcgtcatcatcacgaTCATCGTCTACCACTTCCACCTGAAGCTCACGGCCATCCCGCCGCAGCTGCCCAGAGACCGCTCCATGTACAAGAACATGTAG